One stretch of Poecilia reticulata strain Guanapo linkage group LG21, Guppy_female_1.0+MT, whole genome shotgun sequence DNA includes these proteins:
- the tdrd6a gene encoding tudor domain-containing 6 isoform X1, protein MSAIPGLPARGSDVTVLVTRVHLHPLCELVAFWGKFSQQRSTDYEILADEIQSHGTLFKDLEGNPGDQCLVHIDTTWYRARIVSRNGTKYSVFLIDRGMTYTGTTSKLAWGKKEHFLLPPEVELCVLANVLPLSSENRWSPVALEFLKSFTGKLVDAHVQDVLVPDRMILLNIPCISKQMYEMGFAKKLSPATFQDFLHMSLKSISGAEALTEVQQLYLGSGERLQKQELFMYPELPGGTVETVIVTEVTNPQQIFCQLKVFSHELKKLTEKVTQSCEGKVSSCMICPDMIGYPCAARGRDGRWYRSVIQQVFPTNKVVEVLNVDYGTKQFVQVENVKRLAAEFTRMPVVTYVCSLHGILDKKVGWTTSEIDFLKSLLLHKTVIAKVEYRSISDQVYYVTLYGDDNINMNSLFVSKENCFPKYEKTLGDYALPSGVYTQQHPAQPERKILPSQQSVEEIPAEDLVINSSHLAVVHHVSSPSEFWIQTENYRKDLEEMLDAMYHLYQDSANTHMLINPSVGLYCAAQAQDGEFYRATVTEVGETQIKVFFVDYGNTEVIDRSKIRTLPAEFRKMPQLGLKCSLAGVRPKDGRWSQNALEYFIKTVTDKELDVHVKGRYSDSYVVQLMNPEAQTEQDVNTQMCTNGFAERTEIPREPTVKGAMKPSVVSSAPFIDGALPQVCKDIGISFRPTFGLLSNERKISTFKEQMFPIGSVLDVNVSCIESPNDFWCQLVQNAGSLRLLMHDIQAYYANSEFEPNIDAACVACHPENGMWYRALVIRKHETPQVDVLFVDYGQTKTVSLFDLRKISPEFLALHGQAFRCSLLNLISSTSAINEWNYKAKERFQNFVENAASNFIILKCTIYAVMHSEQMVLHNIVDLETPFESICNTLASLITNIPPKKTSGQSFRLDTYYYSTHNIKTGTEEQVTVAFVNSVSDFYCHLDKNADVMKDLTMRVNTLCQQLERVKVPAVFGTLCFARYTDGQWYRAQIKATRPKLLVHFVDYGETLQVDKSDLLPVPKEANDIMSVPVQAVVCALSDVPTDVPSEVNEWFEKTATECQFRALIVAREADGKLLVELYHGNTQINAKIKKTFQIEKQEEQVVCQSWKPHQVPATHAPKTERTFSNRAMDGKDNEQASKKSNFSTPKAPCQAKLDGKSMDENLRSAVKSTTQKHRPAPRELYKPPSQRQPNRTLTNDGSEEASGQLRPRKVSPPPKTERFISESSGTESQEETPSEKLPKLIDLPSKCIIPGTAVDVYVSHCDSPLSLFVQHVSEEDDLFSLVEMLNNPDSTSKASPIKDVHPGDLVKAEFTDDSSWYRAVVKETLENARALVEFIDFGNTAVMPITKMEQLPKSLLLFPVYSTHCMLNDAVVLGEEKVFEPHVVSAFKEDIGRCGDKVLKCQFIKQVGSVWEVSLKDGGLDILCKVSTEGSDFNPEKLVNEQQVQHFDERKVEEVSEKPLPPCSLGYPHQKEIQEGQQLEVYVATINEDQTFWCQSADSQELCMITSAVSEVEHAADQNINPDALYLGMPCVALFADDQLWYRAEVVDKNGSELSVLFVDYGNNSQVNITDIRVVPPALLEVPPQAFLCELEGFNASHGSWRDGAADELSSLTADKLLQLTVTRVTRTEGKLKYVVELECEGQVINEAMNTSWSYFETEDMPDSDGSATPHQLDSINTLQDLLHDVASYSTCTVSQEEEHIAEELNFLPIENRVLKLASSPKQSDCAEDSNNETVVKFGQDEQESSEGIIMVPAAMTPPEDIFPSDSVVKEPLQLSADLLDEKDISCLSENMIVVTGQDPEEENTSVLHAGEPNDDGSSPRDSASGTTDELEIGTGDKETLGTYEMDTVNAPATVAEERNVADLMTFTSEETMDLQDDVLKETTDTELDSSKQTEPALSSTTIQEQLCEQETKTGEGTLHEEETCVSTNVQPLKMFQNDSASKEAASTEHVDAQPALLQQCTTTTSKEQSYTFPPTDTGEDPHNFACSLEETHSADSEQSSDEKISATDCQSHAIEEMTLSISVSEGDVDHVCDRTEPDQESDEVHEDSAESVSGIIAAVADVLQHVEVPCTPSPDKDNSPPEDETVPVNADGELQTYTDVRNVDEELTCSVSESCLADVSQDSEQDPETDCKSEETAPPLSEEFDDSELTEESLSAEDSFEAQLSKITHLCLIVKDGAADYFPEQQPEE, encoded by the exons ATGTCTGCAATCCCTGGACTTCCTGCAAGAGGATCAGATGTAACAGTACTTGTAACCAGAGTTCACTTGCATCCCTTATGTGAGCTGGTGGCGTTCTGGGGAAAGTTTAGTCAGCAGAGATCAACAGATTATGAGATTCTGGCTGATGAAATTCAGTCTCATGGAACCCTATTTAAAGACCTGGAGGGAAATCCTGGTGACCAGTGCTTAGTTCACATTGATACTACTTGGTACCGAGCACGCATTGTGTCCAGAAATGGCACCAAATATAGTGTCTTCCTCATTGACAGAGGAATGACATACACTGGCACCACAAGCAAGCTAGCATGGggtaaaaaagaacattttcttttgccccCTGAAGTGGAGTTATGTGTACTAGCAAATGTGTTACCACTTTCATCTGAGAATAGATGGTCTCCAGTGGCTCTTGagtttctaaaatctttcactGGAAAGTTAGTGGACGCACATGTGCAAGATGTGCTGGTGCCAGACAGAATGATTCTCCTGAACATCCCTTGCATATCCAAGCAAATGTATGAGATGGGATTTGCAAAAAAGTTGTCTCCAGCAACCTTCCAGGACTTTCTCCACATGTCACTGAAATCGATCAGTGGAGCTGAAGCATTGACAGAGGTGCAGCAGCTCTATTTGGGATCGGGTGAGCGACTCCAGAAACAGGAACTATTCATGTACCCAGAGTTGCCAGGAGGAACTGTGGAGACTGTCATTGTAACAGAAGTGACAAATCCTCAACAGATTTTTTGTCAGTTGAAAGTTTTCTCTCACGAATTAAAGAAACTAACTGAGAAGGTTACGCAGAGCTGCGAGGGCAAAGTGTCCAGTTGCATGATATGTCCAGACATGATTGGGTATCCATGTGCAGCAAGAGGAAGGGACGGTAGGTGGTACCGCTCTGTCATACAACAGGTGTTCCCAACAAATAAAGTGGTGGAGGTGTTAAATGTAGATTATGGAACAAAACAGTTTGTCCAGGTGGAAAATGTGAAACGACTTGCTGCAGAGTTTACCAGGATGCCAGTTGTCACTTACGTTTGCTCCCTCCATGGTATCCTTGACAAAAAGGTAGGATGGACAACAAGTGAAATTGACTTCCTCAAGTCACTCCTGCTTCACAAGACTGTGATAGCCAAGGTTGAATACCGAAGCATCTCCGACCAAGTTTACTATGTTACACTCTATGGTGATGACAACATTAACATGAACAGCTTGTTTGTTTCCAAAGAAAACTGTTTCCCGAAGTATGAGAAAACACTTGGAGATTATGCCCTGCCAAGTGGAGTTTATACACAGCAGCATCCGGCCCAACCAGAAAGAAAGATCCTACCTTCCCAACAGAGTGTGGAAGAGATTCCTGCTGAAGACCTCGTCATAAACTCCTCACATTTGGCAGTTGTTCATCACGTATCTTCCCCATCAGAGTTTTGGATCCAAACCgaaaattacagaaaagacCTGGAGGAAATGTTGGACGCAATGTACCATCTGTACCAAGATTCAGCGAATACGCACATGCTTATAAATCCATCTGTTGGGCTCTACTGTGCTGCACAGGCGCAAGATGGTGAATTCTACAGAGCAACTGTGACAGAAGTTGGTGAGACGCAAATCAAGGTGTTCTTTGTTGATTATGGCAACACTGAAGTGATTGATAGGAGTAAGATCAGGACCCTCCCTGCTGAGTTCAGAAAGATGCCTCAGCTGGGTCTGAAATGTTCCCTGGCTGGTGTGAGACCAAAAGATGGGAGATGGAGTCAAAATGCTTTGGAATATTTCATCAAGACAGTCACAGATAAAGAACTTGATGTGCATGTCAAAGGAAGATATAGTGACAGCTATGTTGTCCAACTGATGAATCCGGAAGCACAGACAGAACAAGATGTTAATacacaaatgtgcacaaatggCTTCGCTGAAAGAACCGAAATTCCAAGAGAACCCACAGTTAAAGGTGCAATGAAGCCTTCCGTTGTATCTTCAGCACCATTTATTGATGGAGCACTGCCACAGGTCTGTAAAGACATTGGAATCTCTTTCAGACCTACATTTGGTCTTCTAAGCAATGAGAGAAAAATCAGTACCTTTAAGGAACAAATGTTTCCCATTGGAAGTGTCCTTGATGTCAATGTCTCTTGCATTGAAAGCCCAAATGACTTCTGGTGTCAACTGGTTCAGAATGCCGGATCTTTGAGATTGCTTATGCATGACATCCAGGCCTATTATGCAAACAGTGAGTTTGAGCCTAATATAGATGCTGCGTGTGTAGCTTGTCATCCTGAGAATGGAATGTGGTACAGAGCTCTAGTCATTCGCAAACATGAAACCCCTCAAGTTGATGTGTTGTTTGTGGACTATGGACAGACTAAGACTGTCTCCCTCTTTGACTTGAGAAAGATAAGTCCAGAATTTCTAGCTCTCCATGGTCAAGCGTTTCGATGTAGCCTGTTGAACCTCATCAGTTCTACATCGGCCATTAACGAATGGAActacaaagcaaaagaaaggttccaaaactttgttgaaaacGCTGCTTCCAACTTTATCATTTTGAAGTGCACCATTTATGCTGTCATGCACTCCGAACAGATGGTTCTTCACAACATTGTGGATCTAGAGACTCCGTTCGAGAGCATCTGCAACACTTTGGCCAGTCTCATCACAAACATTCCTCCCAAGAAAACCTCTGGGCAGTCTTTTCGTCTGGACACATACTACTACTCAACGCACAATATCAAAACTGGCACAGAGGAGCAAGTCACTGTGGCATTCGTGAACAGTGTCAGCGATTTCTACTGCCATCTTGACAAGAATGCTGACGTGATGAAAGATCTTACAATGAGGGTGAACACTCTCTGCCAGCAGCTTGAGAGGGTAAAAGTTCCAGCAGTCTTTGGAACCTTGTGCTTTGCAAGATATACTGATGGGCAGTGGTACAGGGCTCAAATAAAAGCTACAAGACCAAAACTACTGGTTCACTTTGTGGATTATGGCGAGACTCTTCAGGTGGACAAGTCTGACCTGCTCCCTGTCCCCAAAGAGGCAAATGACATCATGTCTGTGCCTGTGCAAGCAGTTGTGTGTGCTCTCTCTGATGTTCCTACTGATGTTCCTAGTGAGGTAAACGAATGGTTTGAGAAAACGGCAACAGAATGCCAATTCCGTGCATTGATAGTGGCTAGGGAAGCTGATGGCAAATTACTGGTAGAGCTGTACCATGGGAATACCCagattaatgcaaaaataaagaaaacatttcagattgaGAAGCAAGAAGAGCAAGTTGTCTGCCAGAGTTGGAAACCACATCAGGTTCCAGCAACTCATGCACCAAAGACGGAAAGGACTTTTTCAAACCGAGCCATGGACGGTAAAGATAACGAGCAAGCCTCTAAAAAGAGCAATTTCTCTACCCCAAAAGCTCCATGTCAAGCAAAGCTCGATGGTAAATCCATGGATGAGAATCTGAGGTCTGCAGTGAAATCCACAACTCAGAAGCACAGACCAGCCCCTCGAGAGCTATACAAACCTCCGTCTCAAAGGCAGCCAAACAGAACATTGACTAATGATGGTTCTGAGGAAGCTAGTGGTCAGTTAAGACCCAGAAAAGTGAGTCCCCCCCCTAAAACTGAAAGGTTCATTTCAGAATCATCTGGCACAGAATCCCAGGAGGAAACCCCATCTGAAAAACTCCCAAAACTCATAGACCTCCCATCGAAATGTATCATACCTGGCACAGCAGTGGATGTTTATGTCTCACATTGTGACAGCCCGTTAAGCCTCTTTGTGCAACATGTCAGTGAAGAGGATGACCTATTCTCTCTGGTGGAGATGTTGAATAATCCAGATTCAACATCAAAAGCAAGCCCCATCAAAGATGTGCACCCAGGTGACCTCGTCAAAGCAGAGTTTACAGATGATTCATCCTGGTACAGAGCGGTTGTGAAAGAAACTCTTGAAAACGCAAGGGCTCTTGTTGAGTTTATAGACTTTGGAAACACAGCAGTGATGCCAATTACTAAAATGGAACAACTCCCCAAATCTCTTTTGCTGTTTCCAGTTTACAGTACACACTGCATGCTAAATGATGCTGTTGTTCTTGGAGAAGAGAAAGTGTTTGAACCTCATGTGGTGTCTGCCTTTAAAGAGGACATTGGCAGATGTGGAGACAAGGTGCTCAAGTGTCAGTTCATCAAGCAGGTGGGATCTGTGTGGGAGGTTTCTCTGAAAGATGGCGGCCTGGATATTTTGTGCAAAGTGTCTACAGAGGGGAGTGATTTTAACCCAGAAAAACTAGTGAATGAGCAGCAGGTGCAGCATTTTGATGAAAGAAAAGTGGAAGAAGTCTCTGAGAAACCACTGCCGCCCTGCAGTCTTGGCTATCCTCACCAAAAAGAGATTCAAGAGGGGCAGCAGCTAGAAGTCTACGTCGCAACCATCAATGAAGATCAGACGTTTTGGTGTCAGTCTGCCGATTCACAGGAGCTCTGTATGATAACATCAGCTGTTTCAGAAGTTGAGCATGCAGCAGATCAAAACATTAATCCAGATGCCCTTTACCTCGGAATGCCATGTGTTGCACTGTTTGCTGACGATCAACTTTGGTATCGCGCGGAAGTTGTTGATAAAAATGGCAGTGAGCTTTCTGTCCTTTTTGTGGACTATGGAAACAATTCACAGGTAAACATCACCGATATCAGAGTGGTACCACCTGCCTTACTGGAAGTTCCACCCCAAGCATTTCTGTGTGAGCTTGAAGGCTTCAACGCTTCCCACGGATCTTGGAGAGACGGAGCAGCAGATGAGTTGTCCTCACTTACAGCAGACAAGTTGTTACAGCTCACCGTCACCAGAGTAACGAGGACAGAAGGAAAACTGAAGTACGTGGTAGAGTTGGAGTGTGAAGGCCAGGTGATAAACGAAGCAATGAATACCTCCTGGAGCTACTTCGAAACAGAAGACATGCCTGATTCGGATGGATCAGCTACTCCACACCAGCTTGACTCAATCAACACTCTGCAGGATCTTCTTCATGATGTTGCTAGTTATTCCACTTGTACAGTGTCTCAGGAAGAGGAACATATTGCAGAGGAGCTCAACTTCCTTCCAATTGAAAACAGGGTCTTAAAGTTGGCCAGTAGTCCAAAGCAGAGTGATTGTGCCGAAGACTCCAATAATGAGACGGTTGTTAAGTTTGGACAGGATGAGCAGGAGTCCAGTGAAGGGATAATCATGGTCCCTGCTGCCATGACACCTCCTGAAGATATTTTCCCCTCTGATAGTGTTGTAAAGGAACCCTTGCAACTTTCAGCAGACCTTTTAGATGAAAAGGACATTTCATGCTTGAGCGAAAACATGATTGTGGTCACTGGCCAAGATCCAGAGGAGGAAAATACTTCAGTGCTTCATGCTGGAGAGCCAAATGATGATGGTTCTTCTCCAAGGGACAGTGCTTCAGGGACCACAGATGAGCTGGAGATTGGAACTGGTGACAAGGAGACGCTTGGTACTTACGAGATGGACACTGTAAATG CTCCAGCTACGGtagcagaagaaagaaatgttgctGACTTAATGACCTTTACATCAGAAGAAACAATG GATCTGCAAGATGATGTTTTGAAAGAGACGACGGATACAGAATTGGATTCCTCAAAACAG ACTGAACCAGCGCTTTCCTCAACTACAATTCAAGAGCAGTTGTGTG AGCAGGAAACCAAGACTGGAGAAGGCACCCTACACGAGGAGGAGACATGCGTTTCTACAAATGTGCAG cctctgaaaatgtttcagaatgaCTCCGCGAGCAAGGAGGCTGCTTCCACCGAGCATGTGGACGCACAGCCAG CCCTGCTGCAGCAATGTACCACAACCACAAGCAAAGAACAGAGCTACACGTTCCCCCCCACAGACACG GGTGAGGATCCTCATAACTTTGCCTGCTCTTTGGAAGAAACTCATTCAGCAG ATTCAGAGCAAAGTTCTGATGAAAAGATAAGTGCAACAGATTGCCAGAGCCATGCGATAGAGGAAATGACACTTTCCATCTCT gtttctgAAGGAGATGTAGATCATGTTTGTGACAGAACTGAGCCAGATCAAGAGTCAGATGAG GTCCACGAAGACTCAGCGG AAAGTGTGTCAGGCATCATTGCGGCAGTAGCAGATGTTCTCCAGCACGTTGAGGTACCGTGCACTCCCAGCCCAGACAAG GACAACTCTCCACCGGAAGATGAGACCGTTCCTGTTAACG CTGATGGGGAGTTACAAACCTACACAGATGTG AGGAACGTGGACGAAGAGTTGACGTGTTCGGTCAGCGAGAGCTGTTTGGCAGACGTCTCGCAAG ACTCGGAGCAAGATCCTGAAACGGACTGCAAGTCTGAGGAAACGGCTCCACCGCTGAGCGAG GAGTTTGATGACAGTGAACTCACAGAGGAATCTCTGTCTGCTGAGGACAGTTTCG AGGCCCAGCTGTCAAAGATAACTCACCTCTGTCTGATCGTGAAGGACGGAGCTGCTGATTATTTTCCCGAGCAGCAACCGGAGGAATAA